A window of bacterium contains these coding sequences:
- a CDS encoding Hsp20/alpha crystallin family protein, translating to MQSKIYDEVKTNSHELVKKENQFMVVVPRSDVYETKDHFTVLLEMPGVTKDGLKVYVENRHLVIEGISQHNVEGELVMSEIFKRNYRRVFKLSSTVNTDSVEAKWQDGLLYVKLTKLEAAKPKEINIQFN from the coding sequence ATGCAATCTAAAATTTATGATGAAGTTAAAACTAACAGCCATGAATTAGTGAAAAAAGAAAACCAGTTTATGGTTGTAGTACCACGTTCGGATGTTTATGAAACGAAAGATCATTTTACCGTGTTGCTTGAAATGCCTGGGGTAACGAAAGACGGTTTAAAAGTGTATGTCGAAAACCGGCATCTTGTCATCGAGGGAATCAGTCAGCACAATGTTGAAGGCGAATTAGTAATGTCTGAGATTTTCAAACGTAATTATCGCCGTGTTTTCAAATTATCTTCAACTGTCAATACCGATTCGGTAGAGGCAAAATGGCAAGATGGACTTTTGTATGTAAAGCTTACAAAACTTGAAGCGGCCAAGCCCAAAGAAATTAACATACAATTTAATTAA
- a CDS encoding class I SAM-dependent methyltransferase has translation MSVEIQTEKSVAFEQTCCLICDEKISETKFSYRDEYGSYSVVQCQTCGFYFLNPRPSQQSIGVYYAADTYTPFLSSNSHDDIFAKLYRTVRQYSVGWKRNKIENYFRKGSILDLGCGTGEFLSEMKRYDWRVAGIEPSAEAAAFARKKLQLNVTTGTIDTEIAQDQTFDVITMWHVLEHVHDAKRALQNISVKLKPEGILVIAVPNISSFDASIYGCDWIALDPPRHLYHFTPQSMTTLLQRSGFSVMATKQIPLDTIFNCLMSEIKIIRKRLWIIAPFLCLRTAFVCLWSLIYGSTGKKSSTVLFIVKKVQHV, from the coding sequence ATGTCAGTTGAAATTCAAACGGAAAAATCCGTTGCCTTCGAGCAAACATGCTGCCTGATTTGCGATGAAAAGATCAGTGAAACAAAATTTTCTTATCGCGATGAATACGGAAGTTACTCGGTTGTACAATGCCAAACGTGCGGGTTTTATTTTCTGAATCCTCGTCCGAGTCAGCAATCGATCGGTGTGTATTATGCCGCCGACACCTATACGCCGTTTCTCAGTTCGAACAGTCATGACGATATATTCGCAAAATTATATCGGACTGTACGTCAATACTCCGTTGGATGGAAAAGAAATAAGATTGAAAATTACTTTCGAAAAGGATCGATTCTCGATTTAGGATGCGGCACGGGTGAATTTCTCAGCGAAATGAAACGATACGATTGGCGGGTAGCCGGTATTGAACCTTCGGCCGAAGCTGCGGCATTTGCTCGCAAAAAGTTGCAACTGAATGTAACCACGGGCACAATTGATACAGAGATCGCTCAAGATCAGACGTTTGACGTGATTACGATGTGGCATGTATTGGAGCATGTGCACGACGCGAAACGAGCCTTGCAAAATATTTCAGTTAAGTTAAAACCCGAAGGAATTTTAGTTATCGCCGTACCGAATATTAGCAGTTTTGATGCATCGATTTATGGCTGCGACTGGATAGCGCTCGATCCGCCCCGGCATTTATATCATTTTACTCCGCAGTCGATGACGACATTGCTGCAGCGTTCCGGGTTTTCAGTGATGGCAACGAAACAAATTCCTCTCGATACAATTTTTAATTGTTTAATGAGTGAAATTAAAATCATCCGGAAGCGTTTATGGATCATAGCTCCATTCTTGTGCCTACGAACGGCCTTCGTTTGTTTGTGGTCGCTTATTTACGGATCGACAGGAAAAAAGAGTTCAACCGTTTTATTCATCGTTAAAAAAGTTCAACATGTCTAA
- the miaA gene encoding tRNA (adenosine(37)-N6)-dimethylallyltransferase MiaA, which yields MKILVLVGPTAVGKTFISIAIAEALNAEIISADSRQIYRFMDIATAKPSLDYREKIPHHFIDIVDPDETYNAGQFGLEGRKHIDDITARDKNVLVVGGSGLYIRSLTEGFFAGEISDPVIRENIREKIVELGASALHAQLADIDPESAKKISPNDAKRIERALEVFEITGKPISELHKAPKPKFSFESVFYGLNCDRDELYRRIEARIDRMLEEGVIEETQRLINKGYSQNLVSMESLGYREISAYLNGSISKDEMIRQFKQGSRNYAKRQLTWFRKDQRIRWFDVTDPNVLPKTAHEIVEDFKKYL from the coding sequence ATGAAAATTCTTGTTCTGGTCGGCCCTACGGCCGTCGGGAAAACGTTCATCTCCATTGCGATTGCCGAGGCATTAAATGCGGAAATCATTTCCGCAGATTCACGCCAGATTTATCGCTTCATGGATATTGCGACGGCAAAACCTTCGCTCGATTACCGCGAAAAGATACCGCACCATTTTATCGATATTGTCGATCCTGATGAAACTTATAATGCAGGTCAATTCGGTTTGGAGGGGCGGAAACACATCGACGATATTACGGCGCGCGATAAAAACGTTTTGGTTGTGGGCGGCTCAGGGTTATATATTCGTTCTCTGACGGAAGGTTTTTTTGCCGGAGAAATCAGCGACCCTGTCATTCGCGAAAACATTCGTGAAAAAATTGTTGAATTGGGTGCGTCGGCTTTGCATGCACAATTAGCCGATATCGATCCGGAAAGCGCAAAAAAAATCAGCCCGAACGATGCCAAACGTATTGAACGGGCATTAGAAGTTTTCGAAATTACCGGTAAACCTATTTCGGAATTACATAAAGCGCCAAAACCGAAATTTTCTTTTGAGTCCGTTTTTTACGGTCTGAACTGTGATCGCGATGAATTGTATCGCCGCATTGAAGCGCGTATCGACCGGATGTTGGAAGAGGGAGTGATTGAGGAAACTCAAAGACTAATTAACAAAGGCTATTCACAGAACTTGGTGTCGATGGAAAGTCTCGGTTATCGGGAGATCAGTGCGTATTTAAACGGTTCAATTTCAAAAGATGAAATGATCCGCCAGTTTAAACAAGGATCGCGAAACTACGCCAAACGTCAACTGACGTGGTTTCGAAAAGATCAGCGTATTCGTTGGTTTGATGTCACAGATCCGAATGTATTACCGAAAACGGCGCATGAAATTGTGGAAGATTTTAAAAAATATCTTTAA
- a CDS encoding response regulator produces MKNRPDIMDQERIKKKLSRIQWLEDVKKKVLLVDDEIRIAQEVKALLEDDDYTVQIATNGNEATQMIHEYQPDLIMSEIAIRHINGFELCRTVKEDPNTKHIPVILITGLTRPNDKIKGIEAGATDFIGKPFDQLELKTRVRSAFRIKSLHSRLENIDEVIVAFSRAVEARDPYTRGHSERVGMYAIKLAIALGMDVRYREFLFRGAILHDIGKIGVRDSVLLKAGKLTDEEFDEIKKHPEIGLKICGPLKTSRSLLNIIAYHHERMDGTGYPFGLMGNEIPIEARIIAIADTFDALTSTRPYRKALSVSDACRILNEGNETHFDEDFLPVFVEVAMRGEMDEVLETARGQELAPVKATQEIPSEIINGLDFFDANFIG; encoded by the coding sequence TTGAAAAATCGACCCGACATTATGGATCAAGAGCGAATTAAGAAAAAACTAAGCCGAATTCAGTGGCTCGAAGACGTCAAGAAAAAGGTTTTGTTGGTTGACGACGAAATACGCATTGCCCAGGAAGTCAAAGCTTTACTGGAAGATGACGATTATACCGTTCAGATAGCGACCAATGGCAACGAAGCTACACAAATGATTCATGAATACCAGCCTGACCTGATCATGTCTGAAATCGCCATCCGGCATATCAATGGTTTTGAATTGTGTCGTACCGTCAAAGAAGATCCGAACACCAAGCATATTCCAGTTATTCTCATTACCGGTCTTACGCGCCCCAACGATAAAATCAAAGGTATCGAAGCGGGAGCCACCGATTTTATCGGAAAACCGTTTGACCAGCTTGAATTAAAAACGCGCGTTCGATCGGCGTTCCGCATCAAGAGTTTGCATTCCCGATTGGAAAATATCGATGAAGTGATCGTAGCGTTCTCACGAGCCGTCGAAGCCCGCGATCCTTACACACGCGGTCATTCGGAGCGAGTTGGCATGTACGCGATCAAGCTGGCTATTGCGCTTGGAATGGATGTACGTTATCGTGAATTTCTTTTTCGGGGGGCCATTCTTCACGATATTGGCAAAATCGGCGTACGCGATTCCGTTTTGCTGAAGGCGGGAAAATTGACCGATGAAGAATTCGATGAAATCAAAAAACATCCTGAAATCGGATTGAAAATTTGCGGGCCATTAAAAACTAGCCGTTCGTTGCTTAATATCATCGCGTATCATCACGAACGTATGGATGGCACAGGATATCCGTTTGGGCTGATGGGTAATGAAATTCCAATCGAAGCGCGTATTATTGCAATTGCCGATACGTTTGATGCGCTAACCAGTACGCGACCGTATCGTAAAGCGCTATCGGTCAGCGATGCCTGCCGGATATTGAACGAAGGTAATGAGACGCATTTTGATGAAGATTTTTTACCCGTATTTGTTGAAGTAGCGATGCGCGGAGAAATGGACGAAGTTCTCGAAACGGCGCGCGGCCAGGAGTTGGCTCCCGTGAAAGCTACGCAGGAGATTCCCTCCGAGATTATCAATGGGCTCGATTTTTTTGATGCCAATTTTATCGGATAG
- a CDS encoding sulfite exporter TauE/SafE family protein yields MDFFFLIYIGIGFLAGFLGSLVGLGGGIIVVPALTIVLNMDIKNAIGASLVSLISTSVMTVSVLAKNNLVHFQLGLLLVSTTILGSFLGSYTAVFLNTKILLIIFASFMLVAAYMLLRKKKISEGNLMDSIPSTNGVLDLYGEIEKESGIKYFKIKRVRLGIGLSAIAGWLSGMLGVGGGIVQVPMMNLICGVPIKIAAATSSFMIGFTGLAGALVYALFGKIDWYLSASLVLGTLLGSHAGSKAAVRLKSSVITKVLVAVLIVSAVRLILKSEE; encoded by the coding sequence TTGGACTTTTTTTTTCTGATCTACATTGGCATCGGTTTTCTGGCCGGGTTTCTCGGATCGCTGGTTGGGCTTGGGGGCGGCATTATTGTCGTACCGGCGCTAACCATCGTATTAAATATGGATATCAAAAACGCCATCGGAGCCAGCTTGGTTTCCTTGATTTCAACATCGGTAATGACCGTATCGGTTCTCGCTAAAAATAATTTAGTGCATTTCCAATTAGGACTGTTATTGGTATCCACAACGATTTTAGGCTCGTTTCTAGGCAGTTATACAGCCGTTTTTCTCAACACCAAGATTTTGCTGATCATTTTTGCGTCGTTTATGCTGGTGGCGGCATACATGCTTTTACGGAAAAAGAAAATTTCTGAAGGCAACCTGATGGATTCCATTCCATCAACCAACGGCGTATTGGATTTATATGGCGAAATAGAAAAGGAATCCGGGATAAAATATTTTAAAATTAAACGGGTGCGCCTAGGTATCGGGTTGTCGGCGATAGCTGGTTGGCTTTCCGGTATGCTGGGCGTTGGTGGCGGTATCGTACAGGTTCCGATGATGAACCTGATTTGCGGAGTACCGATAAAAATTGCCGCAGCGACGAGTAGTTTTATGATCGGTTTTACCGGTTTGGCTGGAGCTCTGGTGTACGCTTTATTTGGAAAAATTGATTGGTACCTCAGCGCTTCACTGGTCTTAGGTACGCTGCTGGGTTCCCATGCCGGATCTAAAGCCGCTGTCAGACTCAAATCCAGTGTTATCACCAAAGTTTTGGTTGCTGTTTTGATCGTATCGGCTGTCCGGTTAATTCTTAAATCGGAGGAGTAA
- a CDS encoding peptidylprolyl isomerase: protein MNGCSQEKKADDLKQDVPKKQIVKVKSTKEVAVIETKFGKIVLSLYEQDAPKHVANFKKLIQSGFYNGTTFHRVIQNFMIQGGDPNSKDNDPMNDGMGGTGYTIPAEIKHYHKRGALAAARQSDQVNPTKASSGCQFYIVQNGPMTLDQLKRLEMRMREQKPNFTLTQDQIDIYTALGGSPFLDNDYTVFGETVMGLDVIDQIAAVAKDARDRPLENIVIEKVYLDTMEVEETVLK from the coding sequence ATGAATGGTTGTTCTCAGGAAAAAAAAGCTGACGATTTGAAACAAGATGTTCCCAAAAAACAAATCGTCAAAGTTAAATCCACCAAAGAAGTTGCGGTAATCGAAACGAAATTCGGTAAAATCGTTCTCTCTTTGTATGAACAAGATGCGCCGAAACACGTTGCAAATTTCAAAAAGCTCATTCAATCCGGTTTTTATAATGGAACGACTTTTCACCGTGTGATTCAAAATTTTATGATTCAAGGTGGAGATCCGAATTCTAAAGACAACGATCCTATGAATGACGGTATGGGCGGCACCGGCTATACTATTCCTGCCGAGATTAAACATTATCATAAACGCGGCGCTCTGGCCGCTGCAAGGCAAAGCGATCAAGTCAATCCGACCAAAGCTTCAAGCGGCTGTCAATTTTATATCGTACAAAACGGGCCGATGACGTTGGATCAATTGAAACGACTGGAAATGCGCATGCGCGAACAAAAACCCAATTTTACATTGACCCAGGATCAGATCGATATTTACACAGCTTTAGGCGGCTCACCTTTTCTTGATAACGACTACACGGTTTTCGGTGAAACCGTAATGGGTTTAGATGTCATCGATCAAATCGCCGCCGTTGCCAAAGATGCCCGCGACCGCCCCCTCGAAAATATTGTGATTGAAAAAGTTTATTTAGATACGATGGAAGTTGAAGAAACTGTTTTGAAATAA
- a CDS encoding Hsp20/alpha crystallin family protein — translation MSKMLSNLWSGDSELSNFGSWFPSVDISESKEEFTVKVEIPGINKSDVKITLQENVLTIQGEKKQESESKERNYHRVERSYGSFSRSFRLPSMVKADKIDANYKDGVLTISLPKVEEAKAKEIEVKF, via the coding sequence ATGAGCAAAATGTTGTCAAATTTATGGAGTGGTGACTCTGAATTATCCAATTTCGGCAGTTGGTTTCCCTCGGTCGATATTTCAGAAAGTAAAGAAGAATTCACCGTGAAAGTTGAAATACCGGGGATCAATAAGAGTGATGTGAAAATCACTTTGCAGGAAAATGTATTGACGATTCAAGGAGAAAAAAAGCAAGAATCGGAATCGAAAGAACGCAATTACCATCGGGTCGAAAGAAGCTATGGCAGTTTCTCACGCTCGTTCCGTTTGCCGTCGATGGTCAAAGCTGACAAAATTGATGCGAATTACAAAGACGGCGTATTGACGATTTCATTGCCGAAGGTCGAAGAAGCCAAAGCCAAAGAAATTGAAGTGAAGTTCTAA
- a CDS encoding NHL repeat-containing protein, producing the protein MKITNAFSLLLLTCATLFSQNQSHVQWIESFPIAPELSPPVKNARSLTISFSGDLYIADTGNHRLIKLNSKGEYVQHIGGFGWKVNQFDTPVDIATADGLNLYVADYNNQRIQRYGKNFEFISSLGDSKIDRLASDQTGKTALQISYPSGVAVTSLGDLFFTESEKGTVYKINRFGNVDAVFGGFTNGTGNLLKPSKLCVTKNRVYVADDNKLVVYDYFGNYLYTTGEDILKKVTDVTVDVNNTVYVSDSELKTILIFDEKGGWQSSLMDFEFQSPVSIDIWNNQLYVLDGKTSTIHVFKINGKSE; encoded by the coding sequence ATGAAAATTACCAACGCATTTTCGCTTTTACTTCTGACGTGCGCAACTCTTTTTTCGCAAAATCAATCTCATGTACAGTGGATCGAATCGTTTCCGATTGCTCCAGAACTGTCGCCGCCGGTTAAAAATGCACGATCGCTGACGATCAGCTTTTCCGGCGATCTTTATATTGCCGATACAGGCAATCACCGGCTTATCAAGTTGAATTCAAAAGGAGAATACGTGCAGCATATTGGCGGATTCGGATGGAAAGTCAATCAATTCGATACGCCTGTAGACATTGCAACGGCCGATGGGCTTAATCTCTACGTGGCTGATTATAATAATCAACGTATTCAACGATACGGGAAAAATTTTGAATTTATTTCATCATTAGGCGATTCCAAAATTGATCGATTGGCATCGGATCAAACAGGAAAGACCGCTTTACAAATCAGCTATCCATCAGGGGTGGCAGTCACGTCTTTGGGCGATCTTTTTTTTACAGAAAGTGAAAAAGGTACGGTCTATAAAATCAATCGCTTCGGAAATGTCGACGCCGTTTTCGGAGGATTTACAAATGGGACAGGTAATCTGCTTAAACCATCCAAATTATGTGTTACAAAGAATCGGGTATATGTAGCCGACGATAATAAGCTCGTTGTGTATGATTATTTTGGCAATTATCTGTATACAACAGGCGAAGACATTTTAAAGAAAGTTACCGATGTCACGGTTGATGTCAATAACACGGTTTACGTTTCCGATAGCGAACTTAAAACGATTTTAATATTCGATGAAAAAGGCGGGTGGCAATCATCGTTGATGGATTTTGAATTCCAATCGCCGGTATCAATCGATATTTGGAATAATCAGTTATATGTTCTCGACGGGAAAACATCAACGATCCATGTTTTCAAAATTAACGGGAAATCGGAATAA
- the mutL gene encoding DNA mismatch repair endonuclease MutL, giving the protein MSKIKILPEHIANKIAAGEVVERPASVVKELIENSIDAGADEIVITIKGGGKNLIQIIDNGSGMTQEDALLCVERHATSKIAVWEDLEHVKSFGFRGEALASICSVADVDIKTRIKESDVATLLKIHAGKISEVTQEAGLTGTTITVKNLFYNVPARRNFLKTNNTEFRHIAGVMKKFAIAYPRIEFTLIHEDEKIFQLKKSDLPARLEKVIGKDVMSYTLPVDKNQFGAYIKGYISKPSFSYKTHGEQFLFLNGRPITNRTASYAVFSAYGHSIPKGDKPFFILFLEWNSEEFDVNVHPTKAEVKFKDEQLLYRIVFHAVQDSMVTDALIPTMDNQASAETATLHFNDQSVLPLETQRHVTQFGQTVSAQETTRTGQEESVAQFFTPDEQKTQVQRQLVQRQPVNPSTLVWQLHNRYIVSQIKSGIAIIDQHVAHERILYERALDAFDHNPIFSQQLLFPQTIEFTPEDFGIVEHILPLMEKLGFVVKAFGKRTIVVEAVPADVRLGNEQKILLDMIQHYKENENHDLDPRDSLAKSFSCKTAIKSGDPLTVDEMNGLIDQLFACKFPYVCPHGRPIIIQLTLDELDRRFMRIT; this is encoded by the coding sequence ATGTCTAAAATCAAAATTTTACCCGAACATATTGCCAATAAAATTGCCGCAGGGGAAGTGGTCGAGCGTCCGGCATCCGTCGTCAAAGAATTGATTGAAAATTCCATCGATGCCGGAGCGGATGAAATTGTAATTACCATCAAGGGAGGCGGTAAAAATCTCATTCAGATCATAGACAATGGATCGGGAATGACACAGGAAGATGCGCTGTTGTGCGTTGAACGCCATGCGACCAGTAAAATCGCCGTCTGGGAAGATTTGGAACACGTCAAAAGTTTTGGTTTTCGCGGTGAAGCGCTTGCCAGTATTTGCTCGGTTGCCGACGTCGATATTAAAACCCGTATTAAAGAATCCGATGTAGCGACATTGCTGAAAATTCATGCAGGAAAAATTTCTGAAGTTACGCAGGAAGCCGGACTAACCGGAACGACTATTACGGTTAAAAATTTATTTTACAATGTTCCTGCGCGTCGCAACTTTCTCAAAACAAACAATACCGAATTTCGGCATATTGCCGGCGTGATGAAAAAGTTTGCCATTGCGTATCCCCGGATTGAATTTACGCTCATTCATGAAGATGAAAAAATTTTTCAGCTTAAAAAATCCGATCTTCCTGCGCGTCTCGAAAAGGTTATCGGCAAAGACGTGATGTCGTACACATTGCCGGTTGACAAAAATCAATTCGGAGCCTACATCAAAGGCTATATTAGTAAGCCCAGTTTTTCTTACAAAACGCACGGCGAACAATTTTTGTTTTTAAACGGCCGGCCTATTACCAATCGTACAGCCAGTTATGCTGTTTTCTCAGCTTATGGACATTCGATTCCTAAAGGCGACAAGCCGTTTTTCATTTTATTCCTGGAATGGAATTCTGAAGAATTTGACGTCAATGTGCATCCGACGAAAGCGGAGGTTAAATTCAAAGATGAACAATTATTATATCGTATTGTTTTTCATGCAGTGCAAGATTCCATGGTGACGGACGCGTTGATACCAACGATGGACAATCAGGCTTCAGCCGAAACCGCGACATTGCATTTCAACGATCAATCGGTATTACCGCTTGAAACGCAACGGCATGTGACTCAATTCGGCCAAACAGTTTCGGCGCAAGAAACCACGCGCACAGGGCAAGAGGAAAGCGTTGCACAATTTTTTACGCCTGACGAACAGAAAACTCAGGTTCAAAGGCAATTGGTTCAGCGGCAGCCGGTCAATCCGAGTACGCTGGTGTGGCAACTGCATAACCGGTATATCGTATCGCAAATTAAAAGCGGAATTGCCATTATCGATCAGCATGTGGCTCATGAGCGGATTCTGTATGAACGTGCATTGGACGCGTTTGATCATAATCCGATTTTTTCGCAGCAATTACTTTTTCCACAAACGATCGAATTTACGCCTGAAGATTTTGGCATTGTCGAACACATTTTGCCACTCATGGAGAAGCTGGGATTTGTTGTCAAGGCATTCGGCAAACGTACGATCGTCGTCGAGGCGGTCCCGGCCGACGTCAGGCTTGGCAACGAGCAGAAGATATTGCTCGATATGATCCAGCATTATAAAGAAAATGAAAATCACGATCTTGATCCTCGTGATAGTTTAGCTAAATCTTTTTCTTGTAAAACGGCCATCAAGTCGGGCGATCCGTTGACTGTCGACGAAATGAATGGCCTGATCGATCAGTTATTTGCATGTAAATTTCCGTATGTTTGCCCACATGGCCGGCCGATCATCATTCAATTGACCCTGGATGAGTTGGATCGTCGTTTTATGAGAATTACCTGA
- a CDS encoding zinc-dependent alcohol dehydrogenase family protein, producing MKAMVIPHVTDLQQNSHPLHLVEMPTPNPGYGEVLIRVSACGICHTELDEIEGRTPPSFFPMIPGHQVIGRIEAIGADVNNFTVGERVGVAWIFSSCGQCEFCKNGKENLCRQFRATGRDVYGGYAEWMTAPASSVFSIPDFFNDTEAAPLLCAGAIGFRSLRLTEIHNGQNLGLMGFGASAHLVIQMVRFKFPDTSVFVFARSEKERTFARELGASWAGAINDQAPVALHAIIDSTPAWQPVVEAMKNLNSGGRLIINAIRKENYDQNKLLSLNYPEHLWMEKEIKSVANVTRRDVAEYLELAASMKAKPEINLYSLTDANRALIEMKKGEIRGAKVLVVE from the coding sequence ATGAAAGCAATGGTTATTCCACATGTGACCGACCTACAGCAAAATTCCCATCCTTTACATTTAGTCGAGATGCCAACGCCCAATCCCGGATATGGCGAGGTACTGATTCGTGTATCTGCATGCGGGATCTGTCACACCGAGTTAGACGAAATCGAAGGGCGGACTCCGCCTTCTTTCTTTCCGATGATTCCCGGGCATCAGGTGATTGGTAGAATTGAGGCGATTGGCGCCGATGTGAATAATTTTACAGTTGGGGAGCGCGTTGGGGTTGCGTGGATATTTTCATCGTGTGGCCAATGTGAGTTTTGTAAAAATGGCAAAGAGAACTTATGCCGTCAATTCAGAGCGACAGGCCGGGATGTGTATGGCGGATACGCGGAATGGATGACTGCGCCTGCATCGTCGGTCTTTTCCATTCCTGATTTTTTCAACGATACCGAAGCAGCGCCGCTTTTATGCGCGGGCGCGATCGGATTCCGTTCGCTCAGACTGACTGAAATTCATAACGGTCAGAATCTTGGCCTCATGGGTTTTGGTGCGTCGGCGCATCTGGTCATTCAAATGGTGCGATTTAAATTTCCAGATACATCTGTTTTCGTGTTTGCGCGAAGCGAAAAAGAACGGACATTTGCGAGGGAATTGGGCGCTTCGTGGGCCGGTGCCATCAATGATCAGGCACCGGTCGCATTGCATGCGATCATAGATTCCACGCCTGCATGGCAGCCGGTAGTGGAAGCAATGAAGAATCTCAATTCTGGCGGACGTCTGATCATTAATGCCATTCGGAAGGAGAACTATGACCAAAATAAACTTTTGTCGTTGAATTATCCCGAGCATCTTTGGATGGAAAAAGAAATCAAAAGCGTTGCCAATGTAACACGTAGGGATGTAGCGGAGTATCTGGAGCTCGCGGCATCTATGAAAGCGAAACCTGAAATCAATCTTTATTCGCTGACCGATGCCAATCGTGCATTGATCGAAATGAAAAAAGGAGAAATCCGTGGAGCAAAAGTATTAGTTGTTGAATAA
- a CDS encoding bifunctional phosphoglucose/phosphomannose isomerase codes for MTVEQIRTIDKNNYFEVLKNFDQQLIDAKNIAEKSTGAIKVLEAGLFHNIVISGMGGSAIAGDFTKNIFTLPVPVIVSRDYELPAFVNEHSLVIISSYSGNTEETISAFQDAVRKNATIISIATGGEIAKLAIGNSKLHIQIPAGYQPRQAIGFSLITMVSILNTVFSAGMSPIIDRTIAKIREVKGQAAEVHSNNPMIQIASQIASRPVIIYSSEKMFPAAVRFKGQISENAKLLAFANTIPEMNHNEIVGWETVEKAAKENFNVVLIRDKNDHAQVQRRFDIIRSMLSEKTLVTEIQTEGETYLEKFITLIYRVDWISYYMAIVRRQDPTPVDIITKLKNALAK; via the coding sequence ATGACTGTAGAGCAGATTCGAACGATCGATAAGAATAATTATTTTGAAGTTTTAAAAAATTTTGATCAGCAGTTGATCGATGCGAAAAATATTGCAGAAAAATCCACTGGAGCGATCAAAGTTTTAGAGGCAGGACTTTTCCATAATATTGTGATTTCCGGTATGGGAGGCTCGGCTATCGCCGGCGATTTCACAAAAAATATTTTTACGCTTCCAGTCCCAGTGATCGTATCCAGAGATTACGAATTACCTGCTTTTGTCAATGAGCATTCGCTGGTAATTATTTCCAGTTACTCCGGCAACACAGAAGAAACGATTTCGGCATTTCAAGATGCTGTCAGAAAAAACGCCACCATTATTTCAATAGCCACCGGGGGAGAAATCGCAAAATTGGCAATCGGTAATTCCAAATTACATATTCAAATTCCTGCCGGCTATCAACCTCGTCAGGCCATTGGTTTCTCATTGATAACTATGGTCAGTATTCTTAATACTGTCTTCAGTGCAGGAATGTCCCCTATCATTGATCGAACAATAGCCAAGATACGCGAGGTAAAAGGCCAAGCTGCAGAAGTCCATTCAAATAATCCAATGATCCAAATCGCTTCGCAAATCGCTTCGCGACCCGTCATTATTTATTCATCAGAAAAAATGTTTCCTGCCGCGGTCCGGTTCAAAGGCCAGATCAGCGAAAATGCAAAATTACTGGCCTTTGCCAATACCATTCCCGAAATGAATCATAATGAAATTGTAGGATGGGAAACCGTAGAAAAAGCTGCGAAAGAAAATTTCAACGTCGTTTTGATTCGTGACAAAAATGATCATGCACAAGTGCAACGCCGTTTCGATATCATTCGATCCATGCTGAGTGAAAAAACTTTAGTGACTGAAATCCAGACCGAAGGTGAAACTTATTTAGAAAAATTTATTACTTTGATTTATCGCGTGGACTGGATCAGCTATTACATGGCCATTGTACGCCGGCAGGATCCAACGCCGGTTGACATTATTACGAAATTAAAAAATGCTTTGGCAAAGTGA